GTTTCAGACTGCGGTTCTACCCCGGAAACAGCATCGAAGACTGCCACGGCTCCATCAAGTACGCGCAGAGACCTTTCCACTTCAACTGTGAAGTCAACGTGTCCAGGAGTATCAATGACGTGGATTGGGTGGCCGTTCCAGTGGACTGTTGTTGCAGCAGAGGTGATTGTGATTCCACGCTCTTGCTCCTGCTCCATCCAGTCCATAGTCGCTGTTCCGTCGTGAGTTTCCCCAATGCGGTGCGTACGTCCGGTGAAAAAAAGAATCCGTTCTGTGACTGTTGTTTTACCGGCATCAATGTGCGCCATGATGCCGATATTTCTAACTTTATCTAATTTATCCTGTTCGGATCTGGGCATTCTCTAAACTCCTCCGTTTACCATTTGTAGTGTGCAAAGGCTTTATTTGCTTCGGCCATGCGATGGGTGTCATCTTTTTTCTTAATCGTCGTTCCCTGATTGTTGTAGCAATCAGACAACTCCATCGCAAGAGCAGTTTTCATCGGTTTTCCGGATTTGGAGCGAGAATGCTTAATGATCCAACGCATAGCCAATGCTGTACGGCGATCCGGAGCGATCTCAATAGGCACTTGATAAGTAGCGCCTCCGATTCGACGCGATTTAACTTCGAGAGAAGGTTTGGCATTTTCCAACGCTTGCTCGAAAGCTTCTAAAGGATCCTCTGCGTTGACTTTCTTTGCAAATTCCTCCATTGCATCGTAGACAATTTTGCTAGCGAGAGATTTCTTGCCGTCGAACATCAATTTGTTGATAAATTTGGTCAGCACGACGCTTTTGTAGACTGGATCAGGCACTACGACCCGTTTTTCTGCACGTCTTCTTCTTGACATGTATCTTCCTTATTTTTTTAAATTTTTTCATTTATAAGGAAAGATCTTGTAAATTCACCTGGAATTCGATGGATTTGTCGAATCCTGTGCGTGATCCACGCTTTCGTTTGCAAGCGCACATCACGAACCAGGATACCCATCAATAGAGTATCCTAGTGTTACTTAGGGCGTTTGGCCCCGTACTTAGATCTTCCTTGTTTGCGGTCTTGTACGGCTGCGCAATCAAGCGTTCCGCGCACGATATGGTAGCGCACACCCGGTAAGTCTTTGACTCGGCCGCCTCGTACAAGAACGATGCTGTGTTCCTGAAGGTTGTGCCCTTCACCGCCGATATAGGCAATCACTTCCTGTCCTGTTGACAGACGTACCCAAGCAACCTTTCTCAACGCAGAGTTGGGTTTCTTCGGTGTTTTAGTCTTCACCTGTAAACAAACACCGCGTCTTTGCGGGCATTTGCGGAGGGCAGGAGATTTCCTTTTTTTCCTTTTCGCTTTTCGAGGATTGCGAACTAGTTGGTTAATCGTTGGCATGTATGCCTTCTCCTTAATCATTCAATTACAAGTTAATTTTCTGCGTAACACAAAAAAGTTACACAAGAGAATAGG
This genomic window from Waddlia chondrophila WSU 86-1044 contains:
- the rpsL gene encoding 30S ribosomal protein S12, whose translation is MPTINQLVRNPRKAKRKKRKSPALRKCPQRRGVCLQVKTKTPKKPNSALRKVAWVRLSTGQEVIAYIGGEGHNLQEHSIVLVRGGRVKDLPGVRYHIVRGTLDCAAVQDRKQGRSKYGAKRPK
- the rpsG gene encoding 30S ribosomal protein S7 → MSRRRRAEKRVVVPDPVYKSVVLTKFINKLMFDGKKSLASKIVYDAMEEFAKKVNAEDPLEAFEQALENAKPSLEVKSRRIGGATYQVPIEIAPDRRTALAMRWIIKHSRSKSGKPMKTALAMELSDCYNNQGTTIKKKDDTHRMAEANKAFAHYKW